The window CACAGAAATTCCTgtggcatagggatgtgcaaattggctTGAACTCAAGCTGGCTGACACTTGAACCAATTCAGTTAAAgaggtttgaatcaaactgggtcCAGTGCAGAACCAAACTGATCTGGTCAGTTCGGGGTTCGTTCAGAGCCCTACCGGCAAAGGAGAATCCAACAAGGATTCCCATTTACCTGTAAAggggccagcgggggggggggggggggcttctatATGAATTCTAAAAGTATGCACAAGGCTTTCATATAAACGGAAGTACCCACTGGCGGTgttcccatggggggggggcaggggacagtggcagctcccctggcccctgccagcctcccccctgAGTGTCCAGGGCCAgctcaggcccagttcaggcatggaggccatttttttttttacacctatGCATACTcataggccatttgcatggccaaggTAACACAAATGGCCCATTCGCATGCACAGAGATCAAAAGGCCTCCAGgcagaggcccaaaacaggctGAAGAAGGTCCAAACTGGGCCTAAGCTGACCCTGGACACTTGTGGGGAGTCCAGTGGGGGCACAGAGAACCACTGCTACCCCCACTGTGACCACCACTGGCAGGTACTTTGGTTTATATGAGAGTCTTGGGAttacttttaaaataagtatagaagccccctgctcctgctggccccTTTGCCCTTTATCTTCGCCGGATTCCTCTTTGCCGGTAGGGCTctggaccaggcccaaactgatttgaactgggGCCCTGTCTGGAGCGGGGCAAAACTGAAGCtgtctggtccagttcaaatgcagttcagattcaaactgagccacaaaaactggttttgtgcacatcccaattgTGGCACTCAGGCCTTTAAAAACCCTCTTTTGAACATTCTGCATTACCATTGCAATTACTTTAGCTTTGCTCCTATTCCTATGAAAACAAAGTATTGTTAGTGTTTTCAGTATCCCTAACAATAGCTCACCGGTGAATGACTGCAAATAGATCCTCTGTTGTTCGAGGCTTATTTGGAGACACAAAAACATCATCTGCTTCAGCCTGAGAATCTTCACTTAAGGGTGAAATGATGGAATCATCACTCAGAGAAGATTcttcaaaggaaaaaaaaaacctgagaCTTAAACACTTTAACATGTTAACAATAGAGTTGGTTCATGTAATCTTCTCACTCAATTAATAAATGCAATTGCCTATATAATGACAGGCACTGAACAATCTAGTCTAAATATTGGATGATATGTCAAAATAATGCTTGGCTATAAAGAATTActgttctttttcacagctgaaatGAAATCAAAAGACATGCAAAGCAATGTCTACACATATACATTTCTCCAAAGCACGGTTGATCTTTTGCAGATGGATCTTGGAAAAGCTCCACTGAAATAAGTGGAACTCTAAACATTTAAGTCATGTATTGATACAGCTCAGAGAggacacacaaaacaaaaccttttcaTCACCACTTCAGGTACTGAGCCATCTTATAAATAAGTAGTATAAGACTGGTTAAAAACTAACCTTTTAagacttcatcatcatcatctggagtCCTTTGTGTCTCAGCTGCTCTGCTGTCACTGTCATCTGAGGCACTTTTGGTTGGAATACCTGATGCAATATCATTTTCCTGCTCAGAACATTTTTCACTGAGTGAATCTACAGTTGAGATCTCAGAATCGTAGCTGATATTCCCAGGCACTTTGTCATCATGGTGGCTTAGATCAAGCTGATAATTTAGATGATGACGCATGTCTGCTCCCCCAGCTGAGGAGTCAGACTGGGATGTGTTTTCATTTATAGGTTCATATTCCGACTTCTGTTCACAGCATGCAGGCAATTCTTGTTGGAGCTGCACAAAATCAAGATTCCTATCCTGTTCTGCTCTACAAGTGGTTATTTTCCCTTCAGAATGGCTTGGAAGGGTTGCTGAGCCTTGTAAGAACCCTTCAGTAGAACTGCTACAAGCTTTACTTAGTGTACTTTCTAGTAAAAGCTCATGAACTGGATGCATTTGATCTGTTTTGTACGTAAATGCTGGAGCACCCATACTCACCGCTGTTAGGGTCTCTCGGCAGGTATTCTTTTCACTGAAAGTCAAAGTGCTTTCTGCGTGCAGTTGTTCTGGGCTTATCTGTACTGGGGAGACATCAATATAGGACACTATGGCCTCTTCCATGGAATACTGTCGTGATATTTGTTTCTTGCTAAAATGTGGTTTCATTTTACCTGAAGAAATGGCAGTCACCATTAACGTGTTTCCTTGAGCATGGAGAAGGTCTGTATTGTCTTTTTGCTTCACTTCTTCAGGTTTACTAATTGATCGAAGATGAACAGCCTTCAGAACTGAAGGAGTAATAGCAAGGGCTGGTGGAGAATTAGAGTTCAGTGCTTCTTCTACTATGTTCTGTTTATTGTTATTAAAAGCATGTAGTTGGTGTCTGTGAGCATATGGTTTATTCAAGACATTGTGAAGAGCACTTAGGTCAAGATGAGTAGGAGGTATAACTGGAAGTTCTAGATCTTTGTTGAGAGAGATATTGCCATCTTTCGAAGAAGGCTGTTGCAGTGAGGACTTCCTTTCTGGTACTTTTGGCTTTCTTTTACTCCCCCCTGGAGATAAGGGTCCAGAAAAGAAAGCTGTAGGAAAAGACGATGTTGGTGTTTCAGACTGACTGGAGTAGCCACTTGAGGGAGAAGCTAATCCTGCCAGCTTTTCTGGGGAAGCCAGCTTAAACTCATTCTCAACAGAAGGGAGGGATGGAGTGGTGGCTCTGGATCCAGACTGTGATGTTTGCGATTCAGAACTTTCTGGCGACTTTATGCATTCTATGACAGTAGTACCCGTAGCAGTGCTTGAATTGGATAAAGACCTATAAGGATCATTAGATTTCAAGTCATTTAGAAGCCAGAGATCTGCATAGTGAGATTGTTCAGCACCTTCATCTTTAAATGATGTGATGTCCATGGTGTCAAACTGAGGGTGCTTTAATCCACTTTCATCCTGATTATCCCAGGAGAGTTCCTGTTTGCTGGGCAGATTAGCACTTTCTATTCTAGAAGGTGTGTTTGAGAATTCAAGGGGCAGCTTCATTTCCCTGGAAGTGTGGGGCATATGCTGCTGCCCACTGCTTATCTTTGGTTCTTTCTTCTCAGGGAGATCTGTGCTGCTGTCAGATTTCCTTAAAGATGAACTGCGTTTTGGTGGGGCTGGCTTTGCCTTTGGTTTCTTCAGAGAGATGCTCTGTTTTCCTTGCCTCCGATGGTTAACATAATCCTGCCAGGTGCAGTTTGCAAGACTGGAAGCAACACTTGCATTCTGGCCACTTTCAGAGCCCACAGCTGCATAGCTACAAATATAACTTTTAGTTCCCTTGAGACCACAGTCAAAGTGCATGGAGGTATAATAACCTTCAGTGTCAACCGAAAAGTGTGAGCTAGTGTCTGCTTTGTCAGATGGGGTCTTCTCTATAAAACTGTCATAAGTGGCCATGCTTGCAAAACTTGGGCATCCCAAACTATCTGCCTTGAGGCGTTCAGGGCTGAAATCTTGACGACAGGATGcatcatgatgatgatgcaaaTAATTCCATTCACTGTCACTTGTGTTGCTGTTATTAGGGTCATCAAGTAAATCAGCTACGACAGAAGTGAAGGAACTTGTCCTGTGACCTCTAACCTTATCTATTTGATCACTGTAGTGCTCTGTTATGAAGACACTAGAATCTTCAATGACATTAGGGGCAATGTTTAGCGATAATTCTGAATCACAGTGTGAAGAACCAGTCAGTGGTGGAGAGGCAGCAGGTGGAATGGTTTCTGATGTCTGGGAAGGACAAGTTGAACTGCTTCCACTCCAGTTTCCACTAGATGATTGATGATCATCTTTCTGGTCCATGTGACTGCTGAGGAGGACCCCAGCAGTGGAGATAGAGTGAATGGGACTTCCAAAGGTGTCAGAGTTTGATGAAATATCACAGCTCCCAGAATCTGCCATCCTTGATAACCTTGACCTCCCTCTCTCATTTGAGTTACGTTCTGGACTATGAAGATGCTGAGAACAAGTTAAACCTATAGGATGATGTTCTTCTGTACACTGGTTATTGATGGCATCTTTACCCTTTGTGGAGATTCTTTCTTGGCTTGCTAAAAAGTGTTCTGCCTCATACGCTGACATCTTGGCACTAGTGTTATGATCCACTTCATTGGTTCTAGCACCTTCACGAGGAAGACTCCTTGATCGGACACGGTTGCTTACTGATGTTGTAAACATGGTGTCACCATTGTCTGTCAGCACCAATATGTTGCCAGCTGAATGAGACAGGGAGGCTACTACACTCTGGCCCCTCTGAGCTCGAATTCTTCTTCTGGATGGGGCAGCAATGAGGATTTCTTCTGTCTGGCACTCAGAGTCCCTGGTACCTGATCTCCTGTTGACGTTATTAGAGAAGTCTGGATTTGCATGCACAATCACATTCCGTTCTCTTGCTACTGGTGATTCGTCAGAATCTAGGACACACATAACATTATGTAAGGCACCATTTCCACTGACTGACAAGCTATGATACTTATGAGACCTAAAAACACATAACtatgatttttaaaatctggCTGAATATTTCACCAACTATAACTAATACTTTAAAAAGTAACTGAGGGGGTGAAACTAGACTTTAGACAGTCATATGATGTGTAATGTTACcccagtggcctttttaaaacaagaaatacTATGTTCTGTTGGCTCTTCTTTTATTACAGGCATAGTGACCCGGTAGAAATCTATAGAAAGAGACTGATTCTGACTGTGCAATGATTTCATGCAAGAAATCTTTTAGCTAACTTTAACCTCATTACTACTCACTTATATTAGTTTAGGAAATAACTATGTTAGACTATCTAATTTCATGTACATTCTATTTAACAACTCTAAAAAATCAGGAAGATGACACAAagctgaaaggaaaggaaaatatttGGCAAAGTTTTCAAGAGAGTGTAAATATTGAGAGCTGTCTGGCATACATAATAAAATTGGTTTGTACATTAAGCAGTGACAACTCATCATTTCTCTCTAGGGTAACATCTGCCAGTTCTTCACCTTATGGGTCCCTTAGCTGCAAGAAAAAACTTTCACTGAATCTAGTTACTTTTTATGTACGAAACTATGGGTAtagaaacaaaaaatatatatacaacaAAAATCAAGTAACGCAATTACATTTAAACAATAAGGGTTGGACATGTATATCTATATTACTCAGTAAGGCCTATAGACTGAAGGCTGTAATGAGTAATATAGTTTAGCtggcaatatttaaaaaaaagacaaaacaaaacaaatatatatatatatatataccccaaTGCATTATAGTCAAAACTCAACAATCATAAAAGCTGAAATGTGTTCCTTGGAAAGCTATTTGGAAGGCAGGCTATTGCCACAGTTATGGCAGTAAGAGAATGCTATCTAGTCAAGAGTTGTATTTATACTACACCTATTTCTTGTTGGACTCTTCTGGGGATGCCAGAGATGGTTTTCCTCCTTCTCAATTTCCGTCTCCGCTGTAGTACGGATTGTGAGTGAACAAGAGAGCAGCGTATGCTAGCCTCTCTGTCAAAACCAACTCCTGTAACCCATAAATAGGTCTCATTAGCTTTTTAGAAATGGTAAACAAATGGTTATGACTGGAAGACAGTGGAGGTCATGTGAGCACTTTGGGTAATGCCTGCAAATAAATATAAGGCAGACCTTATACAACTCTCATGAAAATTATTCACACTGTATCACAGTTCTGCATCTAACCCCTGTACCCTTTGGGCAGCCTGCATTGCCAAAAGTCACaaaaaggaagagggggaaatggaagggggggaaagagttAGGCACTCTCATTACAAGGAACCTTCATTGTAATGGGTTCTCCATTTATTACAGATAAGCAGGCATCAACATCTATGTGACGAACATTCTCATCCAGGATGAGCAGAAATGGATCAACTCTTATTGAAACCACAATGTAGCATTTGCACTGCAGCAGAATTGTGGGCAGGTCAAGGTGCAATGGCAAATATGAGTGTGCTTTCTGTATCCAGCCTTACTAAAGCAACTGTTGAAGAATTGGGGTGGATCAAAATAAAGATCCAACAAAATGTTCCAAATACCAGTCCAGAGAGGACATTTGTCAGTGTTGAGTCAAATCACAATAATTATACTAGTTCATGTTGCAATAAGTGTAAATAACTAGAGTAATTGCCACTAATGATAATAGGTTAAACATATTTGACCCTAAATAATCCTCAAAGAAATATTGATACTGTTATCACAGAACAGCCAAATCCCTTAAATATCCCTGGCATCCCATAATAAATGTTTTCAGTATGTAAAGCTGTCCTGCCTTCCCATTTGCTTTGCACAGTTCCACATGTAGTTGCCCAGCATCTTTATGTTGTTCACATGTGGAGAAAAAGGTGGGCTGTTGCCCAATCCAAAAAACCTTCATAACAACGGACACCTGCAACATATGAACTGAGTGAATTCATTCTAAAAGAGAGCTAAATTCTATTATAGCCTTTCTTCTGCtctatttctaatgcaaatactGTAGGTGGGATTTCAGTCTAGGTTACTCCATAGTACTAAGTAGTTGATTATTCTGAAAAGGGATGCAGAAATAGTATGTTATAACACTAACTACAAAACATCATGTATATGAAGCTGGTCTGAAAGTCCAGTCCTAAACATTTTTGAAAGTAAGTACCAGTAACTTTAACAGGActtatggctgacatccagagcctTTCCTACATATAGATTTCACACTATTTGTTGTGGCTGATAAAATTCCATTAGTGCATGGACCACTTTTTCCTTTCACCATTGGCAATAGAACAGTCCTGTTTGCATAGAGCTAAATTCTGTTCTATGCTCAGTTTGCACCTATCCTGTGAGGAAGATCTATTCACATAGATTATATAGATGCACATCAAGATGTAAAAGTGCATCAGAATACTCATCTGGTTCACTACAAACCTATTTGATGCATCTGATGCCAAAGGGGATACATATCTATATCTAGGGACACGTAGCATGCAAAAACCACTACTAGAGCTGGatcaaatgatttttaaaaagaatggtaGATGTCTAAATAACGTATAATTTCCATGTATGTTACTGAAGGAGTCATTGGAGGCTGGCAAATGAGAAACAATTTCAAGAAGTCACTTATTCACTCATGGTCAAATCCTCTGAGTAATTGAACCTTATATTCCTCGTTAATTAAAGTTTTTACAAGTGAATTATAACTTGGCATTTGTTTCTTTATAATTTGTTCCTTTCTGAACAAATGTGTCAAGGCAACATCAAACACTGAGGCACTCAGGGTAGCACTGAAATCTAGAAGAAAAATACAACTATATGAAACTAaaaaaaagggcgggggggggaatcaagcTGCCCCAATGAAATCCTGATCCAAAAATCTATACTTTCAATGTTGTATAATTATATCAATCATAATTATACATGGACATACACATACATAGTACATTACATACAAATGTAAAACACTAAAAAGTAACTTTCCTGTAAAAGTTCTTCTTGAAATCTACTAGAGGAGACCCCAGATAATAATCCTATACCAACCACTAACACTATAATATGTGGACAGAGATAAACACTGAACAAAAGTGCTACTGATAAATtctactgatttttaaaatgaaacaaatcaAGGAAAACAGATTCAGAATGCATAATTGTTCAAAATTGATTCCAGGTTATTTGAACTGTTTTATGATTATCTACTAATGATTTTACTAACATAGAACCATCCAGCTAGTCGCTGGAAATGGACTTTATTAGGAATTCTCAAAGGGTGTCATTGTGAAGCTATCTTTATTGTAGACACATCAACATTGGTTTGAGCTTTCAAAATGGAAACCCTGCATCCTAATCCTAAGTATATTGGTCAGGATCCAATGAACTGCAAAGCTAGTTCTGTGAACTAAGGGAGCTTTACACTGGTCTGTCCTCAAACAACAGCCTACTATGCCACATGGCAACTGCtttgaaactgaagaaaattttcAAAAGGAGCTTGCTATATGATATGAAGATCAAATATTCAAAGAAAACTGCCAAAATGTCATTAAATTGGGCTGAGCACCTTGCATGAGCCTAAACAGTTATTTGGATTCTAGCCATGAGGCACAGTGAAAAGAAGAGTTGGGTGCACTCAAACCCACTCATTCCAGTCCAACTCAAGTGCTCTTCAGACATTCCTCTTCCATGTGCACACTGCATGAAAAGTGAGCAGGATTTCACCCACAGGCTCTGCCCCTGATGTCTGCACATCTGCTTGCCCAGTCCCCAATATCCAATGGGATGTCTGTACATGCCCACACACGTAAAGCTGAATGCATGCAGGCTCTCCACTCAATCAGAATGCTGCACAGGGAAAGCTAGGAATGTTTATATGTTCTTAGTAATATCTTCTTTGGCCCTTTATGTGCATAGATTCTCCTAGCAAGCATCTGGCTGAATGTGGGTTGGGTTGGTGGGTGTGCAAATATCAGGGGTTGGGCCAGAAGGCACAATCCCAACTGCTTCCTCCATATGTCTAGAGTATGCATGGAGGGGGAACATCTGAAAAGCCCTTTTGTTTTGAATTGTGGCCATTGATTTGTAAAGGGCTTCCACTGGcttcagtttaatttttttacatgCAGATATATTCAGGGATCAGGAAGTAAGTGTGTTTCCACGATAAGTTCAACATGGAGCAGCACTAAACTGAAATTGATTTAGCTGTCTGTGAGATGTATTGAATATATCTGAGAAGGGAGAGGAGTATGTTCTAGGAAATAACACCAGTTGTCTTTTTCTTATTCCAACTGCACTACTTTGAAGCAGAGCAAATTTTTCACGAAAACTTGACAAAATGGGTGGACTGAAAATAATGCTTAATGCTTGGTCATAATGCTgggctgagggccaaactagacattaccTGCAGATATGTGcaatattctattctattctattctattctattctattctattctattctattctattctattcttaaTGAATGGCAGCCTTGAGTGGCTGCAATCAGGAGCTGAAAAATggcatatggtgtgtgtgtgtgtcttcccccCACTAtataatgtctagtttgaccctgagcTGATCTGTTTTCATGCTTCCCTTGTCCCATGTGCCCTAGTTTCCAGCTTGTTCCCAGGAGGGTGGAGGAGCAAGTTTACTTGTTCCTTAAAACCCTACCGGTTCCTTGAGGAAGTATATTAAATGAGCATCATGCATTTAATACACTACGACATGATGAACTTCTGTGCATCATTAAAAACATTCTCTAAGGAatttacatgtatttatttatcatatttatccgCCCAGTTAGAACAGGTCCTTAATCTGGGATCCATGGACAGACCACAGGGTCTATGGAAAGTCTTTGCTGCACTGATTTAATCTGCTTCCTGACAAAGCCAGAAGAAAGTTCTTGAAAAAAACCCTATATCCTTTTCGTTCTCTGGTTTTTACTGGAGCCTTATAGAAATGTGTTATATTAATGCAGTGCGGTGTGTGTGTCCAAACCCTAAGATAAAATGAGTGGGCTGGTAATGCTCTCTTTTGTTCCTACTCAAAGCCAAGCAGATCAAGGCACTGTGGGACCAATAGTGTGAACCAAGAGCATTATGGACCAATAGTGTGCGTTCATGGCCCATATTGTAATAAGGAGAGAGACAGATTAGGATTTCCCCTCTCACTGGGAGAAGCACCTTACACTTTGAAAAACATGGGAAACGATAAACTCTAAACACCTGGACACATAGGCTAGGAACCAAAGAAAAGTGGAAATGTTCTGTGAGATCAAAAGCTGTGGAGTCTCAGGGGAAGGGCCCAGCTCCACAGCCTGTTTGTGAAAAATGAACATCAATTCCTGTTACTGCTAATGGAAACTATATACAGCAGCACCTAGTCTACAAATTAGAAGCACGGTATCTAGTATGCAGTAGGGGtctgcacaaaaccacctggtctggttcagttcaagttagAACCAAAGCCAAACCACAATGGGCCAGTTTAGTTTGGGCCCCCTTCGACCCTCCCCATTTGGTTCAGATCGGGGCGGGTGTTATGCATTtttaataaacatttttttaaacttaccccctctggggggcttctccaaggtggtgggggtctatgtccatggaggttctccctccccctgctggcctttccCTTTCTAAAAATCGCCTGGTTCAGGTGTCTTGGGCCCTCTGTGGGCCTACTCCcccgtgtggtggccattttggaggctgctgtgcctgcggAGTgagaccctgcatggcctgggtcatgaaccTTCTTCACTCAGTGGACAGGCACCATTTCTATTGGGAAATGGCCCCCTCAGATTCTCCACCTTAGGAATAGGGTTGATTTATGTCCAAACTGCTGAAACTGAGTGATGACTTCATTGCCAAGTAGTCTCCAGCCCTTCAAGCAACATGGCTATGGAGAATCTGCCCCACTTGGCTGAAGTTGCTGAATATCCCAATATTATAATAACCCACCATGAGCCCTTTTCCTACAGAAAATATGGCACAAAAATCCAAATAAATCAttactgcctcccccccccctaagAATTCAACAAGCCCAATGGAATAAAGAATGTAAActttgaaaaacaaaaagcatCCTCCCTTAATTATTCAATTTGTCTGCCTTATTAGTAAGGCCCCTGCCACAAGGGTTTAAATAGTTGCTTTCCACTCGGTGTtaggatattcattcattcatccagaaAAGTGTGGTCAGCATAAACTTGAGGACCAATATATGCTCTGCAATCTTTCTGTGTTatacaaggaggctgttctcatgcacagcctaacctgggctagggacgcccagcctgggttaggctgcatgtaagaactgccaggatcgtcCCCGATCTGGGCAGCAccctggtggcaaacccgccaaaggAGCCCACCAgtcagctgaggttaagggtgtgcttgcacccttagcCACCATCTAACGGCTTATGTGTCGGTATCGGCTGCTTGCAACCAGGGCTGAGACACTGTGGGgctcccaaaatgcaccatgcactcgtgcagtgtattatgggatttccagaaGCTGGGACAGCACGTCCCGGCCTTTGTGCATCCCAGCCCTGCAACGTGCCCAGCACAGACCCAACAATCATCAATGGGGAAGGTAAGTATCAGCAACTTTCCTCCCCGCGTGTCCAgtagatcatgagaaagggcccaagGTGCAGTGAAGAACAAATCTATTTGTGAGTAGTAGATATATGGTGTAGAAAAAAAGGTGTAGTCTTTTTTTCTCCCAAGGACTGAAAGTTTTCCCATTCTCCTTACTAATACTCCAATGCCTAActggtccttttaatttcaataggattactcatgtcagccaatatgcttAACTCTCCTAAGCAGATTTTGTTTTTTatggaaagggttttttttgggaAGACTCAGGTGGATTTTCTAACTAACATACTGGTCTAGGCAGAGAATTCTATATCAACTGAGATGAAGAACCAAAAAAAGAGTAAGAAAGTGGAAACTGTTCAGgttgggttgttttgtttgtttgttgcagagGAAGTTCTTCAGAGAGAGTAATATATAAGTGCTATTTCATGCTCGTATGAAAagggaaatgtaaaataaatcctGTAAATAACATGTTACAAGTTGTATAAATCAATCAGAATACCATTACATATAGTTCACATAGAGAAATTATGAAAGACATCAAAGCAACCAGCAGAATGTCATGACCCTGGATCTGGGATCCCCTCAATTGGGGGATGAAGcagacagttcaggggatgagacagggtgAGAAGACCCTATGACCCAGATCCCCATGTCTCTGGGATCCACCACATGAGGATAACCAGAGGAATCTGAGCCAGCACCTCCACCCTGACTAGAGGACACTTTTCTGCCACAGCTCTCCCAGTGCCATCAGAGCCAGTGGTTAGAAAGTCAAGCAATTCCCTTTTAAGCAACAAAGCTTCCCTGGGGAAGGGGTGAGAGGCCATTCTGCCTAGGCAGCAGTCATAAAAACCAGCAGTCTTCTTCAAGTAGAACAGTTGCTctactgctggagcaacatctctaTGTTGCTAAATTCAGCTTTTGTGAGTTCCTGTTTGGAGCTAGCCAAGGTCCTGACCCTTTACCCTCACAGCTCTCCAAAGCCTGTGTTCCTTCTGGGTCCCTGCCTTGGCTGAAAGACACCCCAGTTTGTTCTAGATCAGGATATAGTATTTGCTTACTACTCTTATTTACTCTGGCATGCATGACTATTACACAAACAATGAGTAACCTCTTCGAATTTGGGAATAATTTCAGTGCATTAAGTTTAAAGAGATGTTTTCATGTATGTTAAAACAGGAATTTCTATTCCTTATGAATAATGAAACTGCATCATAGGATGCAAAAGTCTATGGGTAATGAGTTATATTAGAATGAAAACCACAATGGCTACTTTGATATATAACACAACCAGTGCTGGTGGATATCCATAAGACAGCAATTTATCTCTTTTGCACATCTTAAGGGTTAGTTAAACTCTTGCTTCAGAAACCCTTCATTTGTTGGTCATAAAATCCTGTTTTTAG of the Hemicordylus capensis ecotype Gifberg chromosome 3, rHemCap1.1.pri, whole genome shotgun sequence genome contains:
- the NHS gene encoding actin remodeling regulator NHS isoform X9, yielding MLGQRPKNPIHNIPSTLDKQTNWSKALPLPTPEEKMKQDAQVISSCIIPINVTGVGFDREASIRCSLVHSQSVLQRRRKLRRRKTISGIPRRVQQEIDSDESPVARERNVIVHANPDFSNNVNRRSGTRDSECQTEEILIAAPSRRRIRAQRGQSVVASLSHSAGNILVLTDNGDTMFTTSVSNRVRSRSLPREGARTNEVDHNTSAKMSAYEAEHFLASQERISTKGKDAINNQCTEEHHPIGLTCSQHLHSPERNSNERGRSRLSRMADSGSCDISSNSDTFGSPIHSISTAGVLLSSHMDQKDDHQSSSGNWSGSSSTCPSQTSETIPPAASPPLTGSSHCDSELSLNIAPNVIEDSSVFITEHYSDQIDKVRGHRTSSFTSVVADLLDDPNNSNTSDSEWNYLHHHHDASCRQDFSPERLKADSLGCPSFASMATYDSFIEKTPSDKADTSSHFSVDTEGYYTSMHFDCGLKGTKSYICSYAAVGSESGQNASVASSLANCTWQDYVNHRRQGKQSISLKKPKAKPAPPKRSSSLRKSDSSTDLPEKKEPKISSGQQHMPHTSREMKLPLEFSNTPSRIESANLPSKQELSWDNQDESGLKHPQFDTMDITSFKDEGAEQSHYADLWLLNDLKSNDPYRSLSNSSTATGTTVIECIKSPESSESQTSQSGSRATTPSLPSVENEFKLASPEKLAGLASPSSGYSSQSETPTSSFPTAFFSGPLSPGGSKRKPKVPERKSSLQQPSSKDGNISLNKDLELPVIPPTHLDLSALHNVLNKPYAHRHQLHAFNNNKQNIVEEALNSNSPPALAITPSVLKAVHLRSISKPEEVKQKDNTDLLHAQGNTLMVTAISSGKMKPHFSKKQISRQYSMEEAIVSYIDVSPVQISPEQLHAESTLTFSEKNTCRETLTAVSMGAPAFTYKTDQMHPVHELLLESTLSKACSSSTEGFLQGSATLPSHSEGKITTCRAEQDRNLDFVQLQQELPACCEQKSEYEPINENTSQSDSSAGGADMRHHLNYQLDLSHHDDKVPGNISYDSEISTVDSLSEKCSEQENDIASGIPTKSASDDSDSRAAETQRTPDDDDEVLKESSLSDDSIISPLSEDSQAEADDVFVSPNKPRTTEDLFAVIHRSKRKVLGRKDSGDVAARNRLRESSNTSSVSSAGSTSSAATVPPPNSVASPASSQRSPGLIYRNAKKSNTSNEEFKLLLLKKGSRSDSSYRMSATEILKSPISPKSPGELIGDTFQNTEESFQASSGAEASAPLSPCPPRINVEGFSSKSFPTSASSRVGRSRAPPVASSSRYSVRCRLYNTPMQAISEGETENSDGSPHDDRSSQSST
- the NHS gene encoding actin remodeling regulator NHS isoform X10, with amino-acid sequence MSLVQISCTSFVVVDQKVVQVYYYYYGVGFDREASIRCSLVHSQSVLQRRRKLRRRKTISGIPRRVQQEIDSDESPVARERNVIVHANPDFSNNVNRRSGTRDSECQTEEILIAAPSRRRIRAQRGQSVVASLSHSAGNILVLTDNGDTMFTTSVSNRVRSRSLPREGARTNEVDHNTSAKMSAYEAEHFLASQERISTKGKDAINNQCTEEHHPIGLTCSQHLHSPERNSNERGRSRLSRMADSGSCDISSNSDTFGSPIHSISTAGVLLSSHMDQKDDHQSSSGNWSGSSSTCPSQTSETIPPAASPPLTGSSHCDSELSLNIAPNVIEDSSVFITEHYSDQIDKVRGHRTSSFTSVVADLLDDPNNSNTSDSEWNYLHHHHDASCRQDFSPERLKADSLGCPSFASMATYDSFIEKTPSDKADTSSHFSVDTEGYYTSMHFDCGLKGTKSYICSYAAVGSESGQNASVASSLANCTWQDYVNHRRQGKQSISLKKPKAKPAPPKRSSSLRKSDSSTDLPEKKEPKISSGQQHMPHTSREMKLPLEFSNTPSRIESANLPSKQELSWDNQDESGLKHPQFDTMDITSFKDEGAEQSHYADLWLLNDLKSNDPYRSLSNSSTATGTTVIECIKSPESSESQTSQSGSRATTPSLPSVENEFKLASPEKLAGLASPSSGYSSQSETPTSSFPTAFFSGPLSPGGSKRKPKVPERKSSLQQPSSKDGNISLNKDLELPVIPPTHLDLSALHNVLNKPYAHRHQLHAFNNNKQNIVEEALNSNSPPALAITPSVLKAVHLRSISKPEEVKQKDNTDLLHAQGNTLMVTAISSGKMKPHFSKKQISRQYSMEEAIVSYIDVSPVQISPEQLHAESTLTFSEKNTCRETLTAVSMGAPAFTYKTDQMHPVHELLLESTLSKACSSSTEGFLQGSATLPSHSEGKITTCRAEQDRNLDFVQLQQELPACCEQKSEYEPINENTSQSDSSAGGADMRHHLNYQLDLSHHDDKVPGNISYDSEISTVDSLSEKCSEQENDIASGIPTKSASDDSDSRAAETQRTPDDDDEVLKESSLSDDSIISPLSEDSQAEADDVFVSPNKPRTTEDLFAVIHRSKRKVLGRKDSGDVAARNRLRESSNTSSVSSAGSTSSAATVPPPNSVASPASSQRSPGLIYRNAKKSNTSNEEFKLLLLKKGSRSDSSYRMSATEILKSPISPKSPGELIGDTFQNTEESFQASSGAEASAPLSPCPPRINVEGFSSKSFPTSASSRVGRSRAPPVASSSRYSVRCRLYNTPMQAISEGETENSDGSPHDDRSSQSST